The proteins below come from a single Tigriopus californicus strain San Diego chromosome 3, Tcal_SD_v2.1, whole genome shotgun sequence genomic window:
- the LOC131877294 gene encoding protein MEMO1-like has translation MPGRRRRASHAGSWYVNDPRQLGAELDQWLDAVGEPSLAAARAIIGPHAGYRYCGACAGYAYRQIDPRRVERVFILGPSHHIRLGGCAVSGCLKYETPFYDLAIDRAVNEELMKTGEFEVMTLETDEDEHSIEMHLPYVARVMEARGRENFTIVPILVGSLNPEKEAKYGRIFAKYLADPANLFVISSDFCHWGQRFRYTHYDEKCGEIHESIKALDFMGMNIIETLDHEAFSQYLRKYGNTICGRHPIGVFLGAVTAMRQHGNGFKMNLKFLNYDQSNQVKQMRDSSVSYAAASFVLG, from the exons atGCCTGGTCGACGACGACGTGCGTCCCATGCGGGATCGTGGTACGTCAATGATCCCCGTCAATTAGGAGCTGAACTAGATCAATGGCTCGATGCCGTGGGCGAGCCTTCATTAGCGGCTGCTCGTGCTATAATTGGGCCGCATGCGGGCTACCGATATTGCGGGGCTTGTGCGGGTTACGCTTATCGTCAAATTGACCCACGGCGTGTGGAGCGGGTGTTTATTTTGGGGCCATCGCATCACATTCGCTTGGGAGGTTGTGCAGTTTCAGGGTGCCTCAAGTATGAAACACCTTTCTACGACCTCGCCATTGATAGGGCCGTGAATGAGGAGTTGATGAAGACGGGAGAGTTTGAAGTCATGACTTTAGAGACTGACGAGGATGAGCATTCCATCGAGATGCATCTTCCATATGTGGCTCGAGTTATGGAGGCTCGAGGTCGCGAAAATTTCACTATTGTGCCCATTTTGGTGGGGTCGCTCAATCCGGAGAAAGAGGCCAAATATGGGCGGATTTTTGCTAAGTATTTGGCAGATCCGGCCAATCTCTTCGTCATATCATCGGACTTTTGCCACTGGGGCCAGCGATTCCGGTACACGCACTATGACGAGAAATGCGGAGAAATCCACGAATCGATCAAGGCACTCGATTTCATG GGTATGAATATTATCGAGACCTTGGACCACGAGGCATTTTCGCAATACCTACGCAAATACGGGAACACGATATGTGGGCGTCACCCAATCGGCGTCTTCTTGGGGGCAGTTACGGCCATGCGGCAACACGGCAATGGTTTCAAGATGAATCTCAAGTTTCTCAACTATGACCAGTCAAATCAAGTGAAACAGATGAGGGATTCTTCGGTCAGCTACGCTGCTGCCTCTTTCGTACTAGGCTGA
- the LOC131877293 gene encoding LOW QUALITY PROTEIN: neuralized-like protein 4 (The sequence of the model RefSeq protein was modified relative to this genomic sequence to represent the inferred CDS: substituted 1 base at 1 genomic stop codon): MAYASSSSPFHLPVVHPAAASLSFHYKCGHLVTLSPELKSASRTHAATEFNHGLVFSSRPLQDDEIFEVRIDSKVNSWSGSIEVGVTVCDPESLVTPFPSSATELRSGAWIMSGNSIQRDGRVIQENYGTDLARLEEGDRVGVVKTAQGDLIFFVNGVSQSVAASQLPAKVFAVVDLYGKCARVSIMDNSVQEARIMSNDLSNVATAAASSTNHLNLLSKNSAHHNITNSHIAAMASSLNSNGGQTAHGSTLTTSHGSGSGTTSQKIRFHECKGSLIKVSNNSRTAERRRPCDEFNNGVVMTHRPLRDNELFEIRIDRLVDKWSGSIEVGISIHNPSSLEFPSTMTNQRSGTLMMSGCGILTNGRGTRREYGEYNLDELKEGDRIGMMRKSNGNLHFYINGLDQGVAATKVPQQMWGVVDLYGMTVKVTIVDRDERDEQNLITRRNVAMRELFPDENRLLFHPNCGSHAAVMNGGMSAHRPNAGDDFNFGVVLTNRPLRPNEIFEVRLDKMVSKWAGSIEIGVTTHPPSELDFPSTMTNIRSGTWMMTGNGVMHNGTTIIDDYGQNLDKLKVGDRVAVVRKEDGTVHFFVNSEDQGPAASNVAACVXGVIDLYGQAAQATIIDMNDHRSPESEATSATFYSQLDTNDLRFHHLHGRNARISNNGLTASRPNALGEFNDAIVISNRPLRDGELFEIVIERMVERWSGAIEAGMTLIRPEDLEFPNTMTDIDYETWMLSGSAVMQDGLTVRNGYSCDLDSLNVGSRLGMMRHLDGSLRYTINGEDQGIACENIPTGCYAVIDLYGQCAQVSLVHAPLQVQENSLTSSQVLESSHISIPIGTEVSHRFHSSHSKGLELRTNGQTCARVNLGESSLVLGHHALHEGDYFEIKVEEVDPKLAGSLKIGVTSFVPQENMSLSERLISRSTTNLWLEGTRVKLNDRVIKTNYCATLDRLAKGDRVGLRRTQDGALKFFINGEDCGVAVETLPKKMWPIVNLSEAVTSITVSSLGHQVQSPGHDSLGSQFRPTLITLQDSLETHVMRDFPDEIVKALEFHENRGRNINLRNGNTLAIRPDSYNQGVTLTNRPLRREELFELKIERLLTKWTSSLMVGVFFQSPDKFHLPVNGLGFKKNCILVCADNVFQNGSKIMGPYGPNLDHLGMSQSVGILVDNLNQLHLYVNGIDQGVAARDLPPICYGLVDLYGQCAEVSIVNRNIAEQEEPDLGVIGLHEDETSNMKTTKKQPLCHLSLSESFSLVKNCDYLNLCQRFKNSLGLPNSYFTADYPICFCPNCFKIRGEPPYMKKGDPLKDYATPTGWSKFVLKTKHEPAMVEKMHTAFIGTKSALVRRVLDLGEITPPGELGLEQNSEKKKLKEDDSDTTQLVLTPTLKYIIAYPGWSQINRFKDKITQSVYIARIAFQVEIQPGSYKIGPPTAFDLKTAPDPHFKLDETEWLTKERGNTAVSALLVKLDKA, translated from the exons atggcTTATGCTTCATCCTCATCTCCATTCCATTTGCCCGTAGTGCATCCGGCAGCGGCCTCCCTGTCGTTTCATTATAAATGCGGCCATCTAGTGACCCTTTCCCCGGAGCTCAAATCGGCGTCCCGGACGCATGCCGCCACGGAATTCAATCACGGCTTAGTTTTCAGCTCCCGACCTTTACAAGATGACGAGATCTTCGAGGTTCGCATTGACAGCAAAGTCAACTCCTGGAGCGGTTCTATTGAAGTTGGTGTCACGGTTTGCGATCCGGAGTCTTTGGTCACACCTTTTCCCTCTAGCGCCACTGAGCTTCGTTCAGGGGCTTGGATCATGTCCGGCAACTCAATCCAAAGAGACGGACGGGTTATCCAGGAGAACTACGGTACGGATTTGGCCCGTTTAGAGGAGGGGGATCGGGTAGGGGTAGTCAAAACAGCGCAGGGagatttgatattttttgtcaatgggGTGAGCCAAAGTGTGGCAGCATCTCAACTGCCGGCGAAAGTGTTTGCCGTGGTGGACTTGTATGGTAAGTGTGCTCGAGTTTCGATCATGGATAACTCGGTGCAAGAAGCTCGGATTATGTCCAACGACTTGAGCAATGTGGCCACGGCGGCGGCGTCTTCCACCAATCACTTGAACTTGTTGTCCAAAAATAGCGCTCATCACAACATTACCAACAGTCACATTGCGGCCATGGCTTCGTCCCTCAATTCAAATGGAGGACAGACAGCTCATGGGAGCACCTTGACCACAAGCCATGGAAGTGGAAGTGGCACTACAAGCCAAAAGATTCGATTCCACGAATGCAAAGGGTCTCTCATTAAGGTGAGCAATAACAGCCGCACCGCTGAGCGAAGACGCCCATGTGATGAGTTCAATAACGGTGTGGTTATGACCCATCGCCCTCTGCGCGACAACGAGTTGTTCGAAATCCGGATTGATCGATTAGTCGACAAATGGTCGGGCTCGATAGAAGTCGGGATATCTATCCACAATCCATCCTCTTTGGAGTTTCCCTCCACTATGACCAATCAGCGGTCAGGCACTTTGATGATGTCCGGTTGTGGCATTTTGACGAATGGACGTGGCACTAGGCGGGAGTATGGAGAATACAATCTGGACGAGCTGAAAGAAGGCGATCGCATCGGAATGATGAGGAAATCCAATGGCAATCTTCACTTTTATATCAACGGATTAGATCAGGGAGTTGCGGCTACCAAAGTGCCGCAACAAATGTGGGGCGTGGTGGATCTTTATGGAATGACCGTCAAG GTTACCATAGTGGACCGAGACGAACGGGATGAGCAAAATCTAATAACTCGACGTAATGTGGCCATGAGGGAACTCTTTCCAGATGAGAACCGCTTACTATTCCATCCAAATTGTGGTTCCCATGCCGCTGTTATGAATGGGGGAATGTCAGCTCATCGACCCAATGCTGGAGACGATTTCAACTTCGGCGTGGTGCTCACAAATCGACCTTTAAGGCCCAACGAGATTTTTGAAGTTCGGTTGGACAAGATGGTGAGCAAATGGGCTGGGTCCATTGAAATTGGTGTGACTACACATCCGCCTAGTGAGCTGGACTTCCCTTCCACGATGACAAATATTCGTTCTGGAACCTGGATGATGACCGGAAATGGGGTAATGCACAATGGAACCACAATAATTGACGACTACGGCcaaaacttggacaagctAAAAGTCGGAGATCGCGTAGCCGTTGTTCGAAAAGAGGATGGTACCGTGCACTTTTTTGTGAATAGTGAAGACCAGGGTCCAGCCGCGAGTAATGTGGCTGCCTGTGTTTAAGGAGTGATTGATCTCTATGGCCAAGCTGCTCAAGCGACAATAATTGACATGAACGATCATCGATCTCCCGAGAGCGAGGCCACTTCAGCCACGTTTTATAGCCAATTAGACACCAATGACTTGCGTTTCCATCATCTCCACGGACGAAATGCCCGCATTTCCAATAACGGACTCACAGCCTCGCGGCCCAACGCCCTGGGCGAGTTCAATGACGCAATTGTTATTTCAAACAGACCCCTTCGTGATGGagaattgtttgaaattgtaattgaacGTATGGTCGAGCGATGGTCGGGCGCCATAGAAGCTGGGATGACTCTGATCCGTCCAGAAGACTTGGAGTTCCCAAATACAATGACCGATATCGATTATGAGACTTGGATGTTGAGCGGATCCGCTGTCATGCAAGATGGTCTCACTGTGAGGAATGGATACAGCTGTGACCTTGACTCCTTGAACGTTGGATCGCGTTTGGGAATGATGCGTCATTTGGACGGTTCCTTGCGCTATACCATCAACGGTGAGGATCAAGGAATTGCATGTGAAAATATCCCTACTGGTTGTTACGCCGTCATTGACTTGTACGGACAGTGTGCCCAAGTATCGTTAGTTCACGCTCCTCTGCAAGTACAAGAAAATTCCTTAACTAGTTCTCAAGTGTTAGAATCATCACATATCAGCATTCCCATTGGCACTGAGGTGTCACATCGCTTCCATTCCTCTCACAGTAAGGGCTTGGAGTTGAGGACCAATGGCCAAACTTGCGCCAGAGTGAACTTGGGAGAGTCTTCTCTTGTCTTGGGGCATCATGCCCTTCATGAGGGCGATTATTTCGAAATCAAAGTGGAAGAGGTCGACCCTAAATTGGCTGGCTCACTTAAAATAGGTGTCACCAGCTTTGTTCCTCAGGAGAATATGTCCTTGAGCGAACGCTTGATCTCCCGAAGCACCACTAATTTGTGGCTTGAAGGTACTCGTGTCAAATTAAACGACCGAGTAATCAAAACGAATTATTGCGCAACATTGGATCGTCTGGCTAAAGGAGATAGAGTTGGACTCAGAAGGACCCAAGATGGCGCCTTGAAGTTCTTCATCAACGGGGAGGATTGTGGGGTTGCTGTGGAAACTCTCCCCAAAAAGATGTGGCCCATTGTGAATCTATCTGAAGCTGTTACTTCAATCACCGTGTCGAGCCTTGGTCATCAAGTTCAAAGCCCTGGGCATGATTCTCTTGGGTCACAATTTCGCCCGACTCTGATTACTCTTCAAGATTCTTTGGAGACACACGTCATGCGTGATTTCCCCGATGAAATTGTCAAAGCGTTGGAGTTCCACGAGAATCGAGGCAGGAACATTAACTTAAGAAACGGAAACACTTTGGCCATACGACCTGACAGTTACAATCAAGGTGTGACCCTGACCAACCGTCCTCTGCGGAGGGAAGAGCTGTTTGAGCTCAAGATAGAGAGGCTCTTGACCAAATGGACCTCCTCTCTCATGGTTGGAGTGTTCTTCCAATCTCCTGATAAATTCCACCTACCAGTGAATGGTCTTGGGTTTAAGAAGAATTGCATTCTAGTTTGTGCTGACAACGTGTTTCAAAACGGGTCTAAAATCATGGGACCCTATGGTCCAAATTTGGATCACTTAGGAATGAGTCAATCTGTGGGCATTCTGGTGGACAACCTCAATCAATTACATCTCTATGTCAATGGCATAGATCAAGGAGTTGCCGCCCGTGATCTACCTCCAATATGCTATGGATTGGTGGATCTCTACGGTCAATGTGCTGAGGTTTCAATTGTGAACAGGAACATTGCCGAGCAAGAGGAACCAGATTTAGGGGTCATTGGTTTGCACGAAGACGAAACATCCAATATGAAAACGACCAAGAAACAACCCCTTTGCCACTTATCGCTCTCAGAGAGCTTCAGTTTGGTCAAGAACTGTGACTATCTCAATCTGTGTCAGCGCTTCAAGAACTCACTTGGACTACCAAATAGCTACTTTACAGCAGATTATCCGATTTGTTTCTGTCCCAATTGCTTCAAGATTCGTGGCGAGCCTCCCTATATGAAGAAAGGAGACCCGTTGAAAGACTATGCCACGCCCACGGGGTGGAGTAAATTTGTGCTGAAGACTAAACATGAACCAGCCATGGTAGAGAAGATGCACACTGCCTTCATTGGAACCAAGTCGGCCCTGGTCAGAAGGGTGTTGGATCTCGGGGAAATCACCCCACCAG GTGAGCTTGGATTGGAACAAAACtcggagaagaagaagctcaagGAAGATGACAGTGACACGACTCAATTGGTACTCACGCCCACTTTGAAGTACATCATTGCTTACCCGGGCTGGAGCCAAATCAATCGCTTTAAAGACAAAATCACCCAATCCGTCTACATTGCACGAATCGCTTTCCAAGTCGAGATTCAGCCCGGGTCCTACAAAATTGGACCGCCCACTGCGTTCGACTTAAAAACAGCACCTGATCCGCATTTTAAGTTGGATGAAACCGAGTGGCTCACCAAAGAACGTGGCAACACTGCAGTTTCTGCCCTTTTAGTGAAACTGGACAAGGCTTAG
- the LOC131877296 gene encoding integrin beta-7-like, whose protein sequence is MAFNNKVMIASTVAVVFFILLVLDQPSSAEAGHGHGHGHKAHGTACIVKGSYCSCHYCKCEKGHIHCGGYGKKGYGKKYCYGSMEGEYCHCDYCKCKHGYGSSGYGKCH, encoded by the coding sequence ATGGCCTTCAATAACAAAGTCATGATTGCCTCCACTGTGGCAGTAGTATTCTTCATTCTCTTGGTTCTGGATCAACCCTCGAGTGCGGAGGCGGGCCATGGGCATGGTCACGGGCACAAAGCTCACGGCACTGCCTGCATCGTGAAAGGTTCCTATTGCTCTTGTCATTACTGCAAGTGTGAGAAAGGACACATCCATTGTGGAGGATACGGCAAGAAAGGCTACGGCAAGAAGTACTGTTATGGATCCATGGAAGGTGAATATTGTCATTGTGACTATTGCAAATGCAAGCACGGCTACGGCTCCTCAGGCTACGGCAAGTGTCACTAA
- the LOC131877295 gene encoding cyclin-dependent kinase inhibitor 1B-like codes for MSTNLMEKILRFHARRQSGGRSPSSSGSESGESNARVPGAVPASSPVCRRLFDGQPNPEENIQFAREQLARERREAARRWNFDFENDRPHEGRFEWRREIIALPYRRPSPNPPVPVRVSTAAEGETVTVSSRTLRSRENSPVSQISHLPVISKPVNPGKDIQNASEDCDKTSRPTTSLSGANETSEVQTTDGPNLLPCGASKSSHSSKPIPRQTSMTDHFMLQKGSRSKVKVQERKSNTSENLSREKSEERSSPSPPMCVRGAGSHSAASE; via the exons ATGAGCACGAATCTAATGGAAAAGATCTTGCGATTTCACGCCCGCCGTCAATCTGGTGGGCGTTCACCGAGTTCCTCCGGGTCAGAGAGCGGCGAATCCAATGCCCGCGTGCCTGGCGCTGTTCCGGCAAGTTCTCCCGTTTGTAGGCGGCTATTTGATGGTCAGCCTAATCCCGAGGAAAACATCCAGTTTGCCCGGGAACAGCTGGCGCGTGAACGGAGAGAGGCGGCAAGGCGGTGGAActtcgattttgaaaatgatcgTCCCCATGAGGGTCGCTTTGAATGGAGGCGCGAAATAATAGCCCTACCTTACAGGCGTCCCTCTCCAAATCCCCCTGTTCCTGTCAGAGTCTCGACTGCCGCCGAAGGGGAGACCGTGACGGTGAGCTCACGAACCCTGCGGAGTCGTGAGAATTCGCCTGTGTCGCAAATCTCCCACTTGCCCGTGATCAGTAAGCCTGTGAATCCCGGCAAAGACATTCAGAACGCTTCAGAAGACTGTGATAAAACCTCCCGTCCAACGACGTCTCTTAGCGGGGCTAACGAGACCAGTGAAGTGCAAACCACAGATGGTCCTAACTTGTTACCTTGCGGAGCTTCGAAATCTTCACATAGTTCGAAACCTATTCCTAGACAGACTTCCATGACAG atCATTTTATGCTGCAAAAGGGCTCACGCTCCAAAGTGAAGGTCCAAGAGAGGAAGTCTAATACGTCAGAGAACCTGTCGCGGGAGAAATCTGAAGAGAGGTCTTCGCCGTCACCTCCCATGTGCGTCAGAGGCGCTGGAAGCCACTCTGCAGCCTCTGAATGA
- the LOC131878587 gene encoding cyclin G-like → MSPKAKENRDHPQNSPKKMKPSPAQEPEESMSMESLLVQLQEALQLEVKYRGGEQPTYPTPDAGTITSGMRDGSAHVLRCLKVWYDLPSDIFFNAVSIIDRFLAKMKAQPKHLSCIAVSAFHLACSEHKHLVEERAKSGGNQIQVQEPITPSSNNNINGCAPNGSSIFNIPEPSDLVNISQSRCSPTDLLRMQDILVKKLQISNPGAGPEEPVTALKFLRLLYAVSKSASVRLGFPDLLPETLPDYLPYQLEILTCDSVTLRYRPAEIALSLLAADFRHRSAAHSLEYKQLMLEIVKECQKACNMNESFLNCLAPVAVLLKKYNGEGTVQHRQRLVWKLSNRTMKHLRPTEKLRGTLPTIKEQGSSNLPRMRSNSECSDQSMESLSESDSERDIMEEVGAY, encoded by the exons ATGTCCCCCAAAGCTAAGGAAAATCGAGACCACCCTCAAAATAGCCCCAAGAAGATGAAGCCCTCCCCTGCTCAGGAACCCGAGGAATCCATGTCTATGGAATCGCTCTTGGTCCAATTGCAAGAGGCCCTTCAATTGGAGGTGAAATATAGAGGTGGAGAGCAGCCCACTTATCCCACCCCAGATGCTGGAACGATAACCAGCGGGATGCGAGATGGATCAGCTCATGTGTTAAGGTGTCTTAAAGTTTGGTACGACCTTCCCTCGGATATCTTCTTCAATGCTGTCTCAATTATTGACAGATTCTTGGCGAAGATGAAG GCCCAACCTAAGCATCTTTCCTGCATTGCTGTGTCGGCTTTCCATTTGGCTTGCTCGGAGCACAAACATCTCGTGGAAGAACGGGCGAAAAGTGGCGGTAATCAAATCCAAGTTCAGGAGCCAATAACCCCTAGTAGCAACAATAATATCAATGGTTGCGCTCCAAATGGTTCGTCCATTTTCAACATCCCGGAGCCGAGCGACTTGGTCAACATCTCCCAATCCCGTTGCTCCCCCACGGACCTTCTGCGTATGCAGGACATCCTTGTAAAGAAGTTGCAGATCAGCAACCCTGGTGCAGGACCGGAAGAACCTGTCACCGCCCTCAAGTTCCTTCGTCTGTTGTACGCAGTGAGCAAATCGGCCTCGGTTCGCCTTGGATTTCCCGATCTCCTCCCGGAGACCCTCCCAGATTACCTCCCCTACCAGCTGGAGATCCTCACGTGCGACTCTGTCACGTTGCGGTATCGGCCTGCCGAAATTGCCCTGTCCCTCTTGGCCGCGGACTTCAGACATCGCAGCGCTGCCCACTCACTTGAGTACAAGCAGTTGATGCTCGAGATCGTGAAGGAGTGCCAAAAGGCCTGCAACATGAACGAGAGTTTCTTAAACTGCTTGGCACCTGTGGCGGTCCTCCTGAAGAAATATAATGGCGAAGGAACAGTTCAACATCGACAGAGACTTGTCTGGAAGCTCTCCAACCGCACCATGAAACACTTGAGACCCACGGAGAAACTCCGTGGCACACTCCCTACCATCAAGGAGCAAGGATCGTCCAATCTTCCTCGCATGAG GTCCAACAGCGAATGTTCTGACCAATCCATGGAATCTTTGTCTGAGAGTGACTCAGAACGAGATATTATGGAGGAAGTTGGGGCTTATTAG